The stretch of DNA GGCAGCGGCCCATTGAACATGGCGACAAATTCCTGCAAGGCAGTTTCAACAGGCTGGAGATCATCCTCCAAGAGTCCCAGCTTCCTGCATAAGTTCTGTTGTGCACGCTGCATCTGTGTCATAGGTCGATTTTTGGCGAGGCATGCACTGCGACGTACCGATGACATGTCGAAGACTCGGCGCTGACGCCTGCGACGTTGTTGTATTGCTGGCGTGGCCTTCGGCGGGATGGGATTGCTCTGGATGATCGGCGGCGTCACGTTGGCGAAGAAAGCAGCAACACCTGATGGAGTTTGTCCCCCCACAGGAGGGCTGTTACTGTGAGGGAGTTCATTAGTTTGAGCAATGTTAGTGTTTTGAACATTCAGACCTGTGAAGATAGCCTGGTAGCACGCGGCCTGCATGTTGACGATTGGCGAGGTAGGCTCTGCTGAGGCTTGGGCAGGTGCAGCTGCCCCAGGCGGTTGAAGCTGTAGCAGTTGTAGAGCCTGGTCCACTTCAATGATGGAGCACTCCGGCGCCACAGCCGCATGCAGGATTGGTGTCGTTGTACTCTTTGTCGGAATGTCCCGCAGGAGGCGTGCGAAGACATCAGACAATGGAACAGTGGTGTTCGGTGCAGCATGCTTGAGTGCGGCGGACGAGGCTTCATTCCCAGTGGCACCAATCCCAGAGCCACCATTGCTCTGGTTAGCCAGTGGGGGTGCCCCCGCGAGGCCCAGGCTAGCAGCCAACGTGTAGGCCTTGGCGACGTAGTCATTGAGCAGTGTTTGTATGGCTGCCATGAAGCCTCGGACTGCCTTTTCCTCTCCCGGCCAGCCGATAATGTGTTGGGCAGCATCCTGCAGCGCTGCAGCGTGAACCTTGAACAGGTCCTGAAGCCTGCAGCTCTGCAAGTTATGCAGTTGATTGAGTTGGGGCAGTACTTCTGGGAGGTCTTGCGGCGTCTTGAACTCATCTTGTTGGCGCGCCCTGCGCCCCCCGCCCTGTCCCCACACACGCCTGCGGGGTGAGCGGGAGCGCTCGCGGTACACCGGGGCATCATCGTTGTAGCGGCCCCGGTAGTCACGGCCGCGTTCGCGACCATCACGGTCCCCATGGCCGCGGTCATCGTAGTCGTCGTTGTCGTCGTCATGACGACACCTATGACTGCCGCCGAAGTCATAGCCCGGGTGGTCGTTGTTGTACTTGCCCTTGGGGCCACGGTTATCGTGGCGTCGTGCTGCCCTGCTGCCGCCATCGCGTTCGTTGTTGCTGGAACGCGGTGGTGGCGGGTGATGTGGGAATTCGTCGAAGGCTCGCGGTGGGACCTGGTGACCATCAATCACACCCAAATGCCACTCAGGGAGTCGACGCTTACCAGGAGAGAAGTTGCCGTTGTTGTCGACGGTGGAGACAGTGTAGTCGTGGATTTCTTCCAGGTGGATGATGACCCCATGCTTGCTCTCGTGCTGCCAGTGCTCCGGTGGTGTCTCCGACACCATTATGGATGCTAGGACAGCATCCTTTGCACGGCTGGTGAAGGTCAGCCACACCTTCTTGGGGATGAGGCTCGGATTTGCAGTCCAAGCCCATAGGTCCACCGTCTTCGTCTCAGCCGGATGCAGCAGGTTCGTCTCGATGGTCTCCAAGGCGCAGCGCCTGCCAATGATGCGCTCCACGATCTCTGCATCCCAAGCATGGTTCGGGATGCCGTCGAGGCAGAGCTTGACCCTGACCAGCAGAGTGACAGCCAGGGCATTCTTGAGGCTGCGCCACTTGATGAAGTGGATGTCGATGTCGTGGCGCTTCGCGAAGCCCTGCTTGAGGGCCTAGGCGCAGTGGTGGCGGTGCTGGAACTTGATGAGGAAGGTCTCCGGGTGGTGACTGGTGACGGTGACTTCACCGTGGCGGAGCCTGAACTCGTCGCGTAGCACCGCCTCAATCTGCCTAGGCCCCGTACCGGGCGGCGCCGTCATGGCCCACGACACAGCCGCCGTGTCCTCCCATTCGCGCAGACTCGCGTCAATGGCGTAGGAGGTTGGGATGAGGCATTCATCCTCATCCGGGCGGGTGGCCGGGTCTCCCAGCATCGCCATGGCAGCGGAAGTCGAAGGCGGAGGTGGAGGGGGCGGCGGCGGATGAATGTCGTCCCTCCGGGACGGAGGGGGTTGTAGCGGCTTGGCTGGCTTGCTCGCAGTCACCTTCTGGCAGTCGCGCTCTCTGTG from Sorghum bicolor cultivar BTx623 chromosome 8, Sorghum_bicolor_NCBIv3, whole genome shotgun sequence encodes:
- the LOC110437664 gene encoding uncharacterized protein LOC110437664, producing MQAACYQAIFTGVAAFFANVTPPIIQSNPIPPKATPAIQQRRRRQRRVFDMSSEFVAMFNGPLPDHVIAALSEMFNLEEDLAMEIDEALINLAGEGVADLQEATLPAAT